A section of the Mycobacteriales bacterium genome encodes:
- the ygiD gene encoding 4,5-DOPA dioxygenase extradiol codes for MPAAFIGHGSPMNALETNRYTESWRAFGDSVPTPTAILVVSAHWYINATAVTAMPRPRTIHDFYGFPQELFDVQYPAPGLPEMAREVADIVEPTWIGADLDSWGIDHGTWSVLVHAFPDADIPVVQLSINADKGLDYHLELGAKLAPLRERGVLIMGSGNVVHNLGGMNPRLAEDGYDWAQRFDEEAKARMSADPAAVATLDGHRDFALAAPTPDHFLPLLYLAGLAGAANKGTDVLVDGYAYGSLSMTAYTLDLDPTVAGGAVTGTSRMSLPDGVPVDEANI; via the coding sequence ATGCCGGCGGCGTTCATCGGGCACGGCAGCCCGATGAACGCGCTCGAGACCAACCGCTACACCGAGTCATGGCGCGCGTTTGGCGATTCGGTGCCGACGCCGACTGCGATCCTCGTCGTCTCCGCGCACTGGTACATCAACGCGACCGCGGTCACCGCGATGCCGAGACCCCGGACGATCCACGACTTCTACGGTTTCCCGCAGGAGCTGTTCGACGTGCAGTACCCCGCGCCCGGGCTGCCCGAGATGGCGAGGGAAGTCGCCGACATCGTCGAGCCGACCTGGATCGGTGCGGACCTCGACTCGTGGGGGATCGACCACGGCACGTGGTCGGTGCTGGTCCATGCGTTTCCCGACGCCGACATCCCGGTCGTGCAGCTGTCGATCAACGCCGACAAGGGGCTCGACTACCACCTCGAGCTCGGCGCGAAGCTCGCACCGCTACGCGAACGCGGCGTGTTGATCATGGGCAGCGGCAACGTCGTGCACAACCTCGGCGGGATGAACCCGAGGCTGGCCGAGGACGGCTATGACTGGGCTCAACGCTTCGATGAAGAGGCGAAGGCACGGATGTCTGCCGACCCCGCCGCGGTGGCGACCCTGGACGGGCACCGTGACTTCGCGCTGGCGGCGCCCACCCCGGACCACTTCCTGCCGCTGCTCTACCTCGCCGGTCTCGCCGGCGCGGCGAACAAGGGCACGGACGTCCTCGTCGACGGCTACGCCTACGGCTCGCTCTCGATGACGGCGTACACCCTCGACCTCGACCCGACGGTGGCCGGCGGCGCGGTCACCGGCACGTCGCGCATGTCGCTGCCCGACGGCGTTCCGGTCGACGAGGCCAACATCTAG
- a CDS encoding thioesterase family protein produces the protein MASAFYTPTGDPDRFVATEHTAGPWDPAAQHGGPPSALLARAIEREPSQLPSTVVRMVVDLLGPVPVGEVAVSSTIERSGRSVELVAAELVAGGRPAARARGWRVRRAELELPAAVTPPSDAPSMPADDTSFGGAWSGGFLHAMQLRFLRGGWDDLGPATVWARQRVPLVDGEEPSGLQRLMALADCGNGVSSTLPISDWLFINPDLTVHLSRYPAGEWLCIDAATTVDPAGFGVAASTLYDASGRVGHGTQSLYVAPR, from the coding sequence GTGGCATCCGCGTTCTACACCCCGACCGGCGACCCGGACCGTTTCGTCGCAACCGAGCACACCGCGGGTCCCTGGGACCCCGCGGCGCAACACGGCGGCCCGCCCTCGGCGCTGCTGGCCCGGGCGATCGAACGCGAGCCGTCCCAGCTGCCGAGCACCGTCGTACGCATGGTTGTCGACCTCCTCGGCCCGGTGCCGGTCGGCGAGGTGGCGGTGTCCAGCACGATCGAGCGCTCCGGTCGCAGCGTCGAGCTGGTTGCCGCCGAGCTGGTCGCCGGCGGCCGCCCTGCGGCGCGTGCTCGCGGCTGGCGGGTGCGTCGCGCCGAGCTCGAGCTTCCGGCCGCGGTCACCCCGCCGAGCGACGCCCCATCGATGCCTGCCGACGACACGTCGTTCGGTGGCGCGTGGTCGGGCGGGTTCCTGCACGCGATGCAGCTGCGGTTCCTGCGTGGTGGGTGGGACGACCTCGGTCCGGCGACCGTGTGGGCCCGCCAGCGGGTGCCGCTCGTCGACGGCGAAGAGCCGTCCGGCCTGCAACGGTTGATGGCGCTGGCCGACTGCGGCAACGGGGTCTCGAGCACCCTCCCGATCAGCGACTGGCTGTTCATCAACCCGGACCTGACGGTGCACCTCAGCCGCTACCCGGCCGGCGAGTGGCTCTGCATCGACGCTGCGACGACCGTGGATCCGGCCGGCTTCGGGGTGGCGGCCTCCACCCTGTACGACGCCTCCGGGCGGGTCGGCCACGGCACCCAGTCCCTGTACGTCGCGCCGCGCTGA
- a CDS encoding TrmH family RNA methyltransferase produces the protein MSDAGHVVGVGPHPQPWPDDERLDRDLLSAGDRRNVVDRYRYWRHDAIVADLAARRRTYHVAIENWQHDLNIGTVVRNANAFLAAAVHIVGSRRWNRRGAMVTDRYVDIRYHATVEELAAWAEAEGLQLIGIDLLPGSSSIVDAELPERCVLLFGQEGPGLSPAARQAVSAVLHVPQDGSTRSINAGVASGIAMFEWVRRHAARGG, from the coding sequence GTGTCCGATGCGGGTCATGTCGTCGGTGTCGGCCCACACCCGCAACCGTGGCCGGACGACGAGCGGCTGGATCGCGATCTGCTGTCGGCAGGCGACCGGCGTAACGTCGTCGACCGGTATCGCTACTGGCGGCACGACGCGATCGTCGCCGACCTGGCCGCGCGCCGACGGACTTACCACGTCGCGATCGAGAACTGGCAGCACGACCTGAACATCGGCACGGTCGTGCGTAACGCGAACGCGTTCCTCGCAGCGGCCGTACACATCGTCGGAAGCCGACGATGGAACCGCCGCGGCGCGATGGTCACCGACCGCTACGTCGACATCCGCTACCACGCGACCGTGGAAGAGCTCGCGGCATGGGCCGAAGCCGAGGGTCTTCAGCTGATCGGCATCGACCTGCTGCCGGGGTCGAGCAGCATCGTGGATGCCGAGCTGCCCGAGCGCTGCGTGCTGCTGTTCGGGCAGGAGGGGCCAGGACTCAGTCCGGCTGCTCGCCAAGCGGTCAGCGCGGTCCTCCATGTGCCGCAGGACGGATCGACGCGATCGATCAATGCGGGCGTCGCCAGCGGCATCGCGATGTTCGAGTGGGTACGCCGCCACGCTGCTCGGGGCGGGTGA
- a CDS encoding NUDIX hydrolase produces MDAVDAAIAKRRRAGVILLDQQRRVLLFRGGDPARPERGTWWFTPGGGADPGETLEAAARRELFEETGLRCADLGPVVLQRQVAFQFDGEVYDQDEVYYLVRTQAFDIDEAGWTEVERRTTQEHRWWRLDDLAATADEVYPPALVDLLRAVA; encoded by the coding sequence GTGGATGCCGTGGATGCCGCGATCGCCAAGCGCCGCCGCGCGGGCGTGATCCTGCTCGACCAGCAGCGCCGCGTGCTGCTCTTCCGTGGCGGTGACCCGGCTCGACCCGAGCGCGGCACATGGTGGTTCACGCCGGGTGGCGGCGCCGACCCTGGGGAGACGTTGGAGGCCGCGGCACGGCGAGAGCTGTTCGAGGAGACCGGTCTGCGTTGCGCCGACCTCGGCCCGGTCGTCCTGCAGCGCCAGGTGGCCTTCCAGTTCGACGGCGAGGTGTACGACCAGGACGAGGTCTACTACCTGGTGCGGACGCAGGCGTTCGACATCGACGAAGCCGGATGGACGGAGGTCGAGCGGCGTACGACGCAAGAACATCGGTGGTGGCGGCTCGACGACCTCGCCGCGACGGCGGACGAGGTCTATCCGCCTGCGCTGGTCGACCTGCTGAGAGCCGTAGCCTGA
- a CDS encoding RraA family protein, with translation MTPLPAWLTSTLASDGAAGRGALPGWIQALSPEAVVVGPALVVAVAHNDNRAMRAVPDAVQGPGTVLVVSCGEESTTAILGEIIARELLGAGIVAVVTDGLIRDRRDVAAAGLPVWARGVTPVASAKEGPDQVGGSVTIGGVAVSDGDIVVADADGVVIWPAADVERFVAAADAKRRSDDERMARLTGAGGLG, from the coding sequence GTGACCCCACTTCCGGCCTGGTTGACCAGCACACTCGCATCCGACGGCGCGGCCGGCCGCGGAGCATTGCCCGGCTGGATCCAAGCGTTGTCGCCGGAGGCCGTCGTCGTCGGACCCGCGTTGGTCGTGGCCGTCGCGCATAACGACAACCGGGCGATGCGCGCCGTGCCCGATGCCGTCCAGGGTCCCGGCACGGTGCTCGTCGTCTCGTGCGGCGAAGAGTCGACGACGGCGATTCTCGGCGAGATCATCGCGCGCGAGCTGCTCGGCGCCGGCATCGTCGCGGTGGTGACCGACGGGTTGATCCGCGACCGGAGGGATGTTGCTGCCGCCGGTCTCCCGGTCTGGGCGCGTGGTGTGACGCCGGTCGCGTCGGCGAAGGAGGGTCCTGACCAGGTCGGTGGCTCGGTCACGATCGGCGGCGTTGCGGTTAGTGACGGCGACATCGTGGTGGCGGACGCCGACGGCGTCGTGATCTGGCCCGCGGCCGACGTCGAGCGGTTCGTTGCGGCGGCGGATGCCAAGCGGCGCTCCGACGACGAGCGGATGGCACGCCTCACCGGCGCCGGAGGTCTGGGCTAG
- a CDS encoding NUDIX hydrolase, translating into MTHPLTDGDGWVRCDTGHQHWGRYGAAGLLLRTTDAAGGTRVLLQRRAWWTHHGDTWGVPGGARASWESPEQAALRELGEEVAVTLGTLTVDRIHDDDHGGWTYWTVLATTTSAPAASPRGHETAELRWVPLDEVAELPLHPGFARTWPAVHAG; encoded by the coding sequence GTGACCCACCCGCTCACCGACGGCGACGGCTGGGTCCGCTGCGACACCGGGCACCAGCACTGGGGCCGCTACGGCGCAGCCGGGCTGCTTCTCCGGACGACGGATGCGGCCGGCGGCACGCGCGTCCTGCTCCAGCGCCGGGCCTGGTGGACCCACCACGGCGACACCTGGGGGGTGCCCGGCGGCGCGCGAGCGTCCTGGGAGTCTCCCGAGCAGGCCGCGCTGCGCGAGCTCGGTGAGGAGGTCGCCGTCACGCTCGGGACCCTGACCGTGGACCGGATCCACGACGACGACCACGGGGGCTGGACCTACTGGACGGTGCTCGCGACGACGACGAGCGCCCCCGCCGCGAGCCCGCGAGGGCATGAGACCGCCGAGCTGCGATGGGTGCCGCTCGACGAGGTCGCCGAGCTGCCGCTGCATCCGGGCTTCGCGCGCACCTGGCCGGCGGTCCACGCCGGTTAG
- a CDS encoding co-chaperone GroES, whose protein sequence is MAADKLPIQMLHDRVLVTIDQERGERRSNGGIVIPATAQMGKRLAWAEAVAIGAHVRTVQVGDRVLYDPEDRAEIELHGSSFLLLRERDIHAVAAERIDDDAAPGLYL, encoded by the coding sequence GTGGCCGCTGACAAACTGCCGATCCAGATGCTGCACGACCGGGTGCTGGTGACGATCGACCAGGAGCGCGGTGAGCGGCGTTCGAACGGCGGCATCGTGATTCCGGCGACCGCGCAGATGGGCAAGCGGCTGGCCTGGGCAGAGGCGGTCGCGATCGGGGCGCACGTGCGGACGGTGCAGGTCGGCGACCGGGTGCTGTACGACCCCGAGGACCGCGCCGAGATCGAGCTGCACGGCAGCTCGTTCCTGTTGCTGCGCGAACGCGACATCCACGCCGTCGCGGCCGAGCGCATCGACGACGACGCCGCCCCCGGGCTGTACCTCTAG
- a CDS encoding MFS transporter — MFARYQVVLRRPHVARMLLTAMLARLPQGMSGLAVLLLLTPHVGYARAGLATGISVATSGLSNVLLARGVDRLGARKVLVPSAAVYAAAMVVLAIESHGSYSVQIAICALIGLSTPPVTSVSRGLWPRLLEESEAQVVYGLEATAQELIYISGPAAVALIAGLASARTAVVASGLIGLVGVIAYVTAPPLGTPLRAGTTRRVKRVLFGTGVVSYALVGLCITLGFNMTDIATVDFVGGRKASAAAGVVLAVWSLGSLLGGVRFGASRHEVTDRRLARVAGLAAGGLALAALAPDPVGLAVILLFGGACVAPTMARLYTRMGAVAPDGSTTEAFGWLAVGFLSGSSLGSMLGGVSVDGLGPRWTFVLAGVAASGAMAVIAARRPVASSGGR; from the coding sequence GTGTTCGCCCGTTACCAAGTGGTCCTGCGCCGCCCGCACGTCGCGCGGATGCTGTTGACCGCGATGCTCGCCCGGCTGCCGCAAGGGATGTCGGGACTCGCGGTACTCCTCCTGCTCACCCCGCACGTCGGCTACGCGCGGGCCGGCCTGGCGACCGGCATCAGTGTCGCGACGTCCGGACTTTCCAACGTGCTGCTCGCGCGCGGCGTCGACCGGCTAGGTGCCCGCAAGGTGTTGGTTCCGTCCGCGGCGGTGTACGCCGCCGCGATGGTGGTTCTCGCGATCGAGTCGCACGGCAGCTACTCCGTACAGATCGCGATCTGCGCTCTTATCGGGCTCTCGACACCGCCGGTGACGTCAGTGTCCCGCGGACTGTGGCCGCGGCTGCTCGAGGAGAGCGAGGCGCAGGTCGTGTACGGGCTGGAGGCGACGGCCCAGGAGCTGATCTACATCAGTGGCCCGGCGGCGGTCGCGCTGATCGCAGGGCTGGCAAGCGCGCGCACTGCCGTGGTTGCAAGCGGGCTGATCGGACTGGTCGGAGTGATCGCGTACGTAACGGCGCCGCCGCTGGGCACCCCGCTTCGCGCAGGCACCACCCGCAGGGTGAAGCGCGTCCTGTTCGGCACCGGCGTCGTCTCCTACGCGTTGGTCGGGCTGTGCATCACCTTGGGTTTCAACATGACCGACATCGCGACCGTCGACTTCGTCGGCGGGCGCAAGGCGTCGGCGGCGGCCGGGGTGGTGCTCGCGGTGTGGAGCCTGGGCTCGCTGCTCGGCGGCGTACGGTTCGGGGCGTCGCGGCACGAGGTCACCGACCGGCGGCTCGCCAGGGTCGCCGGGCTCGCGGCGGGCGGGCTGGCGCTTGCCGCCCTGGCGCCCGATCCGGTGGGCCTCGCGGTCATCCTGCTTTTCGGGGGAGCGTGCGTCGCGCCGACGATGGCCCGGCTCTACACCCGGATGGGCGCGGTAGCGCCGGACGGGTCGACCACGGAGGCATTCGGCTGGCTTGCGGTCGGCTTTCTCTCCGGCTCGTCACTCGGCTCGATGCTGGGCGGAGTGTCGGTCGACGGTCTCGGTCCCCGCTGGACTTTCGTGCTTGCCGGCGTGGCCGCGTCCGGCGCGATGGCGGTCATCGCCGCGCGCCGCCCGGTAGCGTCGTCTGGTGGCCGCTGA
- a CDS encoding PaaI family thioesterase, with protein sequence MSEPAVSAELTALRDLVPFARLVGIEITAAEPHEVRARLDWHESRCTEGGALHGGALMALADTTGALCAYLNLPEGAGTTTVESKTNFLRAVREGYVDAVARPLHVGRTVIVVETELFDTDGRLVAKTTQTQAVLTPR encoded by the coding sequence ATGAGCGAGCCTGCGGTGTCCGCTGAACTGACTGCGCTGCGCGACCTGGTCCCCTTCGCCAGGCTGGTCGGGATCGAGATCACAGCGGCCGAGCCGCACGAAGTACGCGCGCGACTCGACTGGCACGAGAGTCGCTGCACAGAGGGCGGCGCCCTGCACGGCGGTGCGCTGATGGCCCTCGCGGACACGACCGGCGCGCTGTGCGCGTATCTCAACCTGCCCGAAGGTGCGGGGACGACCACGGTCGAGTCGAAGACGAACTTCCTGCGCGCAGTGCGCGAAGGGTACGTCGACGCGGTGGCCCGGCCACTGCACGTCGGGCGCACGGTGATCGTGGTCGAGACCGAGCTGTTCGACACCGATGGCCGGCTGGTCGCCAAGACGACCCAGACCCAGGCGGTCCTGACTCCGCGCTAG
- the thpR gene encoding RNA 2',3'-cyclic phosphodiesterase has product MRLFAAIDPSPAAIADLRRAIGETDDALRWLPEEQWHVTLAFYGEVGDDSAEALAVRLERAAARTAPLSLQLAGAGCFPSRPHAARVLWIGLAGDVDELIRLSERCTAAGRREGLAMERRRFRAHLTLGRARGAPVDVSKRLRTLWEYAGPTWSATSLRLVRSTPGPKQARHETVADWPLSA; this is encoded by the coding sequence ATGAGGCTGTTCGCGGCGATCGATCCTTCGCCCGCTGCGATCGCCGACCTGCGTCGGGCGATCGGCGAGACCGACGACGCGCTGCGCTGGCTGCCCGAGGAGCAGTGGCACGTCACCCTCGCGTTCTACGGTGAGGTCGGCGACGACAGCGCCGAGGCATTGGCAGTGCGCCTCGAGCGAGCTGCCGCGCGGACCGCGCCGCTCTCGCTCCAGCTCGCGGGCGCCGGGTGCTTCCCGAGCCGTCCGCACGCCGCCCGCGTGCTGTGGATCGGGCTGGCCGGAGACGTCGACGAGCTCATCAGGCTCTCCGAGCGGTGCACCGCCGCCGGTCGCCGCGAGGGGCTCGCGATGGAGCGACGCCGCTTCCGCGCCCACCTCACCCTCGGACGCGCTCGAGGCGCACCGGTCGACGTCAGCAAGCGGCTGCGGACGCTCTGGGAGTACGCCGGGCCGACCTGGTCGGCGACCTCACTGCGACTGGTCCGGTCAACCCCCGGCCCCAAGCAGGCCCGCCACGAGACCGTCGCCGACTGGCCCCTGTCGGCCTAG
- the msrA gene encoding peptide-methionine (S)-S-oxide reductase MsrA, producing MLFNRQKTTMISADEALPGHDSRPFTIAPKHYVLNAPLEEPYPDGLEVAYFGMGCFWGAERIFWQVEGVVSTAVGYQGGFSPNPTYDEVCSSRTGHTEVVKVVFDPKKVSYDELLRIFWENHDPTQGMRQGGDSGTQYRSAIYTTSPEQQTAAEQSAKDYQPWLTKAGYGEITTDIEPAKPFYYAEDYHQQYLAKNPSGYCGIGGTGVSCPVGVASAPVEAKAAPSPVV from the coding sequence ATGCTGTTCAACCGCCAGAAGACGACGATGATCTCGGCCGACGAGGCGCTGCCCGGTCACGACAGCCGGCCGTTCACGATCGCCCCGAAGCACTACGTGCTCAACGCGCCGCTCGAGGAGCCATACCCGGACGGGCTCGAGGTCGCCTACTTCGGCATGGGCTGCTTCTGGGGTGCGGAGCGGATCTTCTGGCAGGTCGAGGGCGTGGTAAGCACCGCGGTCGGCTACCAGGGCGGCTTCAGCCCGAACCCGACGTACGACGAGGTGTGCTCCTCGCGGACCGGCCACACCGAGGTCGTGAAGGTGGTCTTCGACCCGAAGAAGGTCTCGTACGACGAGCTGTTGCGAATCTTCTGGGAGAACCACGACCCGACCCAGGGCATGCGGCAGGGCGGTGACTCGGGCACGCAGTACCGCTCGGCGATCTACACGACCTCGCCGGAGCAGCAGACCGCGGCCGAGCAGAGCGCGAAGGACTACCAGCCCTGGCTGACCAAGGCGGGGTACGGCGAGATCACCACCGACATCGAGCCGGCGAAGCCGTTCTACTACGCCGAGGACTACCACCAGCAGTACCTCGCGAAGAACCCGAGCGGCTACTGCGGCATCGGCGGCACCGGCGTATCGTGCCCGGTCGGCGTCGCGTCGGCTCCGGTCGAGGCGAAGGCTGCACCCAGCCCGGTCGTCTGA
- a CDS encoding RNA polymerase sigma factor, which yields MSTTTIARADADVLPAPVEDLLDSAAEAGALTFAEVRSALDEAGVGPAEAERVMTQIRRRGITIGADAPGAAPTASPAVVEEDEVDDTWDHEVPTTDLVRVYLTDIGRVALLTAEQEVDLARRIEAGLYAAEKLRRADAKEIAKIPVKLRRDLTAIAADGARARNHLLEANLRLVVSLAKRYQGKGLTLLDLIQEGNIGLVRAVEKFDYTKGYKFSTYATWWIRQALQRAIADQGRTIRVPVHMVEQINKALRVKRDLATEYGREPTFGEIGAVLEMTAERVEEILGYGRETLSLETPVGDDGTATFGEFIEDMDAPIAADVVDFGLLQDRLRSVLDTLPDRSAVVMRMRFGLDDGRSRTLDEVGKALGLTRERIRQIERDTLRELRRSDTAATLKAWL from the coding sequence ATGAGCACCACCACCATCGCCCGCGCCGATGCCGACGTACTGCCCGCGCCGGTCGAGGATCTTCTCGACTCGGCCGCCGAGGCAGGTGCGTTGACCTTCGCCGAGGTACGCAGCGCGCTCGACGAGGCCGGAGTCGGCCCCGCCGAAGCCGAGCGTGTCATGACGCAGATCCGCCGGCGCGGCATCACGATCGGTGCCGACGCACCCGGAGCCGCTCCGACCGCCAGCCCGGCGGTCGTCGAAGAGGACGAGGTCGACGACACCTGGGACCACGAGGTCCCGACCACCGACCTGGTCCGGGTCTACCTGACCGACATCGGCCGGGTTGCCCTGCTCACCGCCGAGCAGGAGGTCGACCTGGCCCGCCGGATCGAGGCCGGCCTGTACGCCGCCGAGAAGCTGCGCCGGGCCGATGCGAAGGAGATCGCGAAGATCCCGGTGAAGCTGCGCCGCGACCTGACCGCGATCGCCGCCGACGGCGCCCGGGCCCGCAACCACCTGCTCGAGGCCAACCTGCGCCTCGTGGTGTCGCTGGCCAAGCGCTACCAGGGCAAGGGCCTGACCCTGCTGGACCTGATCCAGGAGGGCAACATCGGCCTGGTCCGTGCGGTCGAGAAGTTCGACTACACCAAGGGCTACAAGTTCTCGACGTACGCCACCTGGTGGATCCGCCAGGCGCTGCAGCGCGCGATCGCCGACCAGGGCCGCACGATCCGGGTGCCTGTCCACATGGTCGAGCAGATCAACAAGGCCCTGCGGGTCAAGCGGGACCTCGCGACCGAGTACGGCCGTGAGCCGACCTTCGGCGAGATCGGCGCGGTGCTCGAGATGACCGCCGAGCGGGTCGAGGAGATCCTCGGCTATGGCCGCGAGACGCTCTCGCTCGAGACCCCGGTCGGCGACGACGGTACGGCGACCTTCGGCGAGTTCATCGAGGACATGGACGCCCCGATCGCGGCCGACGTGGTCGACTTCGGGCTGCTGCAGGACCGGCTGCGCAGCGTGCTCGACACGCTGCCGGACCGCTCCGCGGTCGTGATGCGGATGCGCTTCGGCCTCGACGACGGCCGCTCCCGCACCCTCGACGAGGTCGGCAAGGCGCTCGGGCTGACCCGCGAGCGGATCCGCCAGATCGAGCGCGACACCCTGCGCGAGCTGCGCCGCAGCGACACTGCGGCGACGTTGAAGGCCTGGCTCTAA
- a CDS encoding EAL domain-containing protein, with translation MPLSEELERTVHTRELIQGLLAQPRQLGPDYQPIHLLTDDTLVGFKATGRGAPGTELGDTLSLLDGARSLGFVERIDFAFRALAVEDMLAHPELELHLTPEPETYGAPCPPRFAGLMGRANRELSIAAEIHAEAFADGVKLDAGLAEIREWGWQVVLTDVADDDTALSRAHVVRPDVVQVDLRLPGRAARSAPVARLLKVADSFGARVMALGVDTPTARDVAESLGATLARGARYGAPGPLPNG, from the coding sequence ATGCCGCTCAGCGAGGAGTTGGAGCGCACGGTTCACACCCGTGAGCTCATTCAGGGGCTCCTCGCCCAGCCACGCCAGCTCGGCCCCGACTACCAGCCCATCCACCTGCTCACCGACGACACACTGGTCGGCTTCAAGGCGACCGGCCGCGGCGCGCCCGGCACCGAGCTCGGCGACACCCTGAGCCTGCTCGACGGCGCTCGCAGCCTCGGCTTCGTCGAGCGGATCGACTTCGCGTTCCGCGCGCTCGCGGTCGAGGACATGCTGGCCCACCCCGAGCTCGAGCTGCACCTCACCCCGGAGCCGGAAACCTACGGCGCCCCCTGCCCGCCGCGCTTCGCCGGCCTGATGGGCCGAGCGAACCGGGAGCTCTCGATCGCCGCCGAGATCCACGCGGAGGCCTTCGCCGACGGAGTCAAGCTCGACGCCGGCCTGGCGGAGATCAGGGAGTGGGGCTGGCAGGTCGTCCTCACCGATGTCGCCGATGACGACACGGCGCTGTCCCGCGCCCATGTCGTCCGTCCGGACGTCGTCCAGGTGGACCTCCGGTTGCCCGGCCGGGCCGCCCGCTCGGCTCCGGTGGCACGGCTGCTCAAGGTCGCGGACAGCTTCGGCGCCCGCGTCATGGCGCTCGGCGTCGACACCCCGACCGCGCGCGACGTCGCCGAGTCGCTGGGAGCAACGCTGGCGCGCGGCGCGCGCTACGGCGCGCCCGGACCGTTGCCGAACGGGTGA